In a genomic window of Saccharothrix sp. HUAS TT1:
- a CDS encoding PPE family protein, whose translation MGGIGNHNFDAQSHKQLYEKIHGGPGHSAAQAVDDAWNSFRAVMGNAKSELESAIRDAGAVWVGAAGERFTGSAAPLAQWAEDARVAGVETHNAFSAQTSHYGGAKTRMPEPVEVTSTANDDFFGIPAGFTHLVGGQTDQDVQEQQANEAKREAVRVMNGYRDGASAAVSLLGTFTPPPQVTTQVTEPTFEQSEAQSRYSQQFSDGRWSTPTSTDPSRTTTTQPQQLVSTPPAVAPIGGDTNTSAVGTTPDVAPRPGPTPITPPPYTPGPPQPPVAVPPPGMIGPNPTPGFHDRRNPSGGNPPGKGTGPGVSKGFGGNPPGGAPRFSGGLPGVPGQPGHGGQPFGHGSSSGIAGDQHANRAGASGGAAGARGAAGTPMVGGMAGAPQGGRGEDDIEHKTAPYLEELDDVWGEDSMPRVAPPVIGDDGP comes from the coding sequence ATGGGTGGGATAGGCAACCACAACTTCGACGCGCAGTCGCACAAGCAGCTCTACGAGAAGATCCACGGCGGGCCTGGCCACTCGGCGGCGCAGGCCGTGGACGACGCCTGGAACAGCTTCCGCGCGGTGATGGGCAACGCCAAGAGCGAGCTGGAATCGGCGATCCGGGACGCGGGGGCAGTCTGGGTCGGCGCGGCGGGCGAGCGGTTCACCGGCAGCGCGGCTCCGCTGGCGCAGTGGGCCGAGGACGCCCGCGTCGCCGGCGTCGAGACGCACAACGCGTTCTCCGCCCAGACCTCCCACTACGGCGGCGCGAAGACGCGGATGCCGGAACCGGTCGAGGTCACCTCGACGGCGAATGACGACTTCTTCGGTATCCCGGCCGGTTTCACGCACCTGGTCGGCGGTCAGACCGACCAGGACGTCCAGGAGCAGCAGGCCAACGAGGCCAAGCGCGAGGCGGTCCGGGTCATGAACGGCTACCGCGACGGCGCGTCGGCGGCGGTGAGCCTCCTGGGCACGTTCACGCCGCCGCCCCAGGTGACGACTCAGGTCACCGAGCCCACGTTCGAGCAGTCCGAGGCGCAGAGCCGGTACTCCCAGCAGTTCTCGGACGGTCGGTGGAGCACGCCCACTTCCACCGACCCCAGCCGGACCACCACGACCCAGCCGCAGCAGCTGGTGAGCACGCCCCCGGCCGTCGCGCCCATCGGCGGCGACACCAACACCTCGGCAGTCGGGACGACGCCTGACGTCGCGCCCCGACCGGGCCCCACACCGATCACTCCCCCGCCCTACACACCCGGACCACCGCAACCGCCGGTCGCGGTGCCACCGCCCGGCATGATCGGGCCGAACCCAACCCCGGGCTTCCACGACCGGCGGAACCCGTCCGGCGGCAACCCTCCCGGCAAGGGCACCGGTCCGGGCGTTTCCAAGGGATTCGGCGGCAACCCGCCGGGTGGCGCGCCCAGGTTCAGCGGCGGACTCCCCGGCGTTCCGGGCCAGCCCGGTCACGGCGGCCAGCCCTTCGGCCACGGCTCGTCCTCCGGCATCGCCGGAGACCAGCACGCCAACCGTGCCGGCGCCAGTGGCGGTGCGGCAGGCGCGAGGGGCGCGGCGGGCACTCCGATGGTGGGAGGCATGGCCGGTGCGCCGCAAGGCGGTCGGGGCGAGGACGACATCGAGCACAAGACCGCGCCCTACCTGGAAGAGCTGGACGACGTGTGGGGCGAGGACTCCATGCCACGGGTCGCGCCACCGGTGATCGGGGACGACGGCCCGTGA
- a CDS encoding PE domain-containing protein, translated as MPFVASGGGAGAPASTGPVTMQVEPGQILALKARYEAVRDTVRDFVDLEGYNLIGNPLAEDDVSKDAASVFRENADTAIEVARHFISELNLNIEQLDQAARTYGLAEDTNKTNIQQTGGI; from the coding sequence ATGCCGTTCGTGGCAAGTGGCGGCGGAGCCGGCGCTCCGGCGTCCACCGGACCGGTCACCATGCAGGTCGAGCCAGGCCAGATCCTGGCCCTCAAGGCCCGCTACGAAGCCGTCCGCGACACGGTCCGGGACTTCGTGGACCTTGAGGGGTACAACCTCATCGGAAACCCGCTGGCCGAGGACGACGTGTCCAAGGACGCCGCCTCAGTCTTCCGCGAGAATGCGGACACCGCTATCGAAGTAGCCAGGCATTTTATCAGTGAGCTCAACCTGAACATCGAACAACTCGACCAGGCCGCACGCACCTACGGCTTGGCGGAAGACACGAACAAGACCAATATCCAGCAGACCGGGGGCATTTAA
- a CDS encoding DUF3558 domain-containing protein, with amino-acid sequence MRTTLLAAASALLMTGACSTGGTATPQTTTTVSAPATTTAATVTRPKPVTLDGKEPCSLLTSEQLEAMKIDRAGRPLEVSALKATGCTWTVTGASNILVPVIHEGIETWTDGMRTGQPEEVDPVAGFPAITVPIPNSPDRCDLMIDTADDQYLAVAFSVDLGFKDRFPEPCDGARKLAEAAMQNLLK; translated from the coding sequence ATGCGCACAACCCTGCTGGCGGCGGCCTCTGCACTTCTCATGACCGGCGCGTGCAGCACCGGAGGCACAGCGACCCCGCAGACGACGACCACGGTCAGTGCGCCGGCCACCACGACGGCGGCGACCGTCACGCGCCCCAAGCCAGTCACATTGGACGGCAAAGAGCCGTGCAGTCTCCTCACGTCCGAGCAGCTTGAGGCCATGAAGATCGACCGCGCCGGCCGCCCCTTGGAGGTCAGCGCGCTCAAGGCCACCGGATGCACCTGGACCGTGACAGGCGCGTCGAACATCCTGGTTCCAGTAATCCATGAGGGAATCGAAACCTGGACCGACGGCATGCGCACCGGACAACCTGAGGAAGTCGATCCGGTAGCCGGCTTCCCTGCCATCACGGTTCCGATCCCGAACAGCCCCGACCGCTGTGACCTCATGATCGACACTGCGGACGACCAGTACCTCGCAGTGGCCTTCTCGGTTGACCTCGGTTTCAAAGATCGCTTTCCCGAGCCGTGCGACGGCGCACGCAAGCTGGCGGAAGCGGCCATGCAGAACTTGCTGAAGTAA
- a CDS encoding DUF397 domain-containing protein, with product MAWRKSSYSGNDANCVEVALRTTVVGLRDSKNPEGGRLLVGSKAFRSFLRAVKAD from the coding sequence ATGGCGTGGCGGAAGAGCAGCTACAGCGGCAATGACGCCAATTGCGTCGAAGTCGCACTGCGAACGACCGTGGTCGGCCTTCGCGATTCGAAGAACCCCGAGGGCGGTCGACTCCTGGTCGGCTCCAAGGCGTTCCGGTCGTTCCTGAGGGCCGTCAAGGCCGACTGA
- a CDS encoding helix-turn-helix domain-containing protein — protein sequence MTFRSSGLVFCFDACTHRKEIIVAVAKSGVTTRGIGFELERLRTKAKLTLQDVGDGLGVSASTISRLENGKREPTPEEVSAILAVIGVIGPERNRLLDQARGGDGSGLVEASNPTVQSRTYLNFETRATVITDFELMLIPGLAQTPEYAYAVISAIQVDEEEPSIEVRVGRRMARQAILARRRPPELNLILTEAALRLPIGGPKVMARQLRHLADLADRSNVTIRVIPSSVVGHAGLLGQFVILDFANDKPVVFVEDRTTGLFLDDPARVALYRLTVEKLTDVALDEDGSVRLMTSIAHDLDGG from the coding sequence GTGACTTTTCGCAGCTCAGGCCTTGTTTTCTGCTTCGATGCTTGCACACATCGCAAGGAGATCATCGTGGCAGTAGCGAAGTCCGGCGTCACCACCAGGGGAATCGGATTCGAATTGGAGCGCCTTCGCACGAAAGCGAAGCTCACGCTGCAAGACGTCGGTGACGGGCTGGGCGTCTCGGCCAGCACGATCAGCCGGCTGGAGAACGGCAAGCGGGAGCCCACCCCCGAAGAGGTGTCCGCGATCTTGGCCGTCATCGGCGTGATCGGCCCGGAGCGCAACCGACTGCTCGACCAAGCGCGCGGCGGCGACGGCTCCGGCCTGGTCGAGGCCAGCAACCCGACCGTGCAGAGCCGCACCTACCTGAACTTCGAGACCAGGGCGACGGTCATCACCGATTTCGAGCTGATGCTCATCCCGGGCCTCGCCCAGACGCCGGAGTACGCCTACGCCGTCATCTCGGCCATCCAGGTGGATGAGGAGGAACCGAGCATCGAGGTCCGGGTGGGCCGCCGCATGGCGCGCCAAGCCATCCTGGCCCGCCGCAGGCCGCCGGAGCTGAACCTCATCCTGACCGAGGCGGCGCTGCGCCTGCCGATCGGCGGGCCGAAGGTCATGGCTCGCCAGCTCCGGCACCTGGCCGACCTGGCCGACCGGTCGAACGTCACGATCCGCGTCATCCCGTCGAGCGTCGTCGGCCACGCCGGCTTGCTGGGCCAGTTCGTGATCCTCGACTTCGCCAATGACAAGCCGGTGGTCTTCGTCGAGGACCGCACCACCGGCCTGTTCTTGGACGACCCGGCCCGCGTCGCCCTCTATAGGCTGACGGTGGAGAAGCTGACGGACGTGGCGCTGGACGAGGACGGTTCCGTCCGGTTGATGACGTCCATCGCTCACGACCTCGACGGAGGGTGA
- the pglW gene encoding BREX system serine/threonine kinase PglW, with translation MQRWFQERTSPYPWEQDGLDAVKRLMPNAEPYRAWATFSFTAASGRINECDLLIAVPGGLYLVELKAHPGRVVNNGDTWSFFEDGRTRPRTLRNPLHLTDLKSKELKSRLEWAAKELKISQRVPRVEPAVFLSAPGLVSGLDDVQRVRVYGRDDASQGLLWIWRDLLATPPQREAQRITPEFSRHVLPKLLDKIGIRVSTAHLRFGDDWKLTTDVLDAGPTWEDRLARREQPVREEGRVRIYLTQAQATEDQRQSVERAARREYQVLQGITHRGIAQAMEIREHQGGPAIRFAHRGTDLRLDSYLALHEDRLTPETRLDMVRQLGEALRYAHSRSLYHRALAARSVYVSAKEDGSSPVLRVIDWQSAARDFDTTGMSSIMTSMPGSHLPDAAGVYLAPEFDQPYSDPVDLDVFGLGALAYLIVTGQPPATQRSGLVDRLARERGLHPYAVSDSVSEALDSLVFRATQADVADRLDSAEAFLDALDGVERDSAVPETHTAEVDPLDATPGQPVDGPWVVERVLGTGATARALLVHRTDEDDDGTETVTRRVLKVALDEDKADRLRAEADALHLVGGGVVVKLLDGPRVLGGRTVLDLDFAGDQTLGARLRAEGRLSYHYLERFGKDLFTALDQLAAKGVRHRDLKPDNLAVFRREDRSSQLMLFDFSLHGVSERDVKAGTRGYLDPFLDTPRRPVFDDHAERYAAAVTLHEMASGEKPVWGDGLTDPRTASDETPTLATASFELALQDGLTEFFLRAFHRDVDRRFDTLRQMEDAWRAVFAQADAASPATTPATVGLDAATVEGAREKHAEAAGLNTPLDAAGLSPRAVSVAQGFRATTVGELLDVPLYEIAKARGAGRVIRKELNRRHKQWTARLRGAAEPAPIEREESETAVQLGVDDMADRLAPRSAGKSTKQEQVLRLMLGLPDESGVPELWAKQSKVARVVGLAQPTVSRHYRAAVEQWAEQPWVAELRDELVQLVIDAGRVMTARELAKAVRVRHGAAHDTPKRTLAKALAVVRAAVDAEEWTGLHSDDPDASPRLLVLRRGTRVLIACESLAGQNDPSAIELADYAVALGKHADDLVGQDPLPGRGVVLRELRAVTAPEGLAPLADTRLVELAAAVSQRAADSPRLELYPRDLDLARALRISQAGAGVRREPGITTEELCQRIRARFPELAWRSEPTHVRMEEALREAGVPLEWDLSTHRFLPPQPGHARASSSTGTSVSTHALLGSMHDPYAVITSKLATAFERGGFLALTLRGAQLPGTADVLAQLHPVRQIDLNQVFLTELRKLAAERGQDWSKVLGVDARFAESGEMPRGLASYVRAAWTHVKEELLDPSLGRDVLFVHNAGLLARYFPEGGHELLTHLQNAARRPVGAPRGLWLLCPGESAREAAQIDGRTVEVLDATEQLPLTRSYLLHMRADNVIVA, from the coding sequence GTGCAGCGGTGGTTCCAGGAGCGCACCTCGCCCTACCCGTGGGAGCAGGACGGCCTCGACGCCGTCAAGCGCCTCATGCCGAACGCCGAGCCCTACCGCGCGTGGGCGACGTTCTCGTTCACCGCCGCGTCCGGGCGGATCAACGAGTGCGACCTGCTGATCGCGGTGCCCGGCGGCCTCTACCTGGTCGAACTCAAAGCGCACCCCGGCCGGGTGGTCAACAACGGCGACACGTGGAGCTTCTTCGAGGACGGCCGCACCCGTCCCCGGACGCTGCGCAACCCGCTGCACCTGACGGACCTGAAGTCCAAGGAGCTGAAGTCCCGCCTGGAGTGGGCGGCCAAGGAACTGAAGATCAGCCAGCGGGTGCCGCGCGTGGAACCGGCCGTGTTCCTGTCGGCTCCCGGTTTGGTGTCGGGACTGGACGACGTGCAGCGCGTGCGCGTCTACGGCCGTGACGATGCCTCGCAGGGTCTGCTCTGGATCTGGCGCGACCTGCTGGCGACGCCGCCGCAGCGCGAGGCGCAGCGGATCACGCCCGAGTTCTCCCGGCACGTGCTGCCCAAGCTGCTGGACAAGATCGGCATCCGGGTCTCCACCGCCCACCTGCGGTTCGGTGACGACTGGAAGCTGACCACCGACGTCCTCGACGCGGGCCCGACCTGGGAGGACCGCCTCGCCCGGCGCGAGCAGCCGGTCCGCGAGGAGGGCCGGGTCCGCATCTACCTGACTCAGGCACAGGCGACCGAGGACCAGCGCCAGTCGGTCGAGCGGGCCGCCCGGCGCGAGTACCAGGTGTTGCAGGGCATCACCCACCGCGGCATCGCGCAGGCGATGGAGATCCGCGAGCACCAGGGCGGCCCGGCAATCCGGTTCGCGCACCGCGGGACGGACCTGCGGCTGGACTCCTACCTCGCGCTGCACGAGGACCGGCTCACCCCCGAGACCCGCCTCGACATGGTCCGCCAGCTCGGCGAGGCCCTGCGCTACGCGCACAGCCGCTCGCTCTACCACCGGGCGCTGGCGGCCCGGTCGGTGTACGTGTCGGCCAAGGAGGACGGCTCCTCCCCCGTGCTGCGGGTGATCGACTGGCAGAGCGCGGCGCGGGACTTCGACACCACCGGCATGTCCTCGATCATGACGTCGATGCCGGGCAGCCACCTGCCCGACGCGGCCGGCGTCTACCTCGCGCCCGAGTTCGACCAGCCGTACTCCGACCCGGTCGACCTGGACGTGTTCGGCCTGGGCGCGCTGGCCTACCTGATCGTCACCGGGCAGCCGCCCGCCACGCAGCGCAGCGGCCTGGTGGACCGGCTGGCCCGCGAGCGCGGCCTGCACCCGTACGCGGTGAGCGACAGCGTGTCCGAGGCGTTGGACTCGTTGGTCTTCCGCGCCACCCAGGCGGACGTGGCCGACCGGCTCGACTCGGCGGAGGCGTTCCTCGACGCGCTGGACGGGGTCGAGCGCGACTCGGCCGTGCCCGAGACCCACACCGCCGAGGTGGACCCGCTCGACGCGACCCCTGGGCAGCCGGTCGACGGCCCGTGGGTGGTCGAGCGGGTGCTGGGGACCGGCGCGACGGCTCGCGCCCTGCTGGTGCACCGCACCGACGAGGACGACGACGGCACCGAGACAGTCACGCGCCGGGTGCTCAAGGTCGCGCTGGACGAGGACAAGGCTGATCGATTACGCGCCGAGGCCGACGCGCTGCACCTGGTCGGCGGCGGTGTCGTCGTGAAGCTGCTCGACGGCCCGCGCGTGCTCGGCGGCCGTACCGTACTCGACCTGGACTTCGCCGGTGATCAGACGCTAGGCGCGCGCCTTCGCGCCGAGGGCCGACTCAGCTACCACTACCTGGAGCGGTTCGGCAAAGACCTGTTCACCGCCCTCGACCAACTCGCCGCCAAGGGCGTGCGGCACCGCGACCTCAAGCCCGACAACCTGGCCGTCTTCCGACGCGAGGACCGGTCGTCGCAGCTCATGCTGTTCGACTTCTCCCTGCACGGGGTGTCCGAGCGGGACGTGAAGGCGGGCACGCGCGGCTACCTCGACCCGTTCCTGGACACGCCGCGCCGGCCGGTCTTCGACGACCACGCCGAGCGCTACGCCGCCGCCGTGACCCTGCACGAGATGGCGTCCGGCGAGAAGCCCGTGTGGGGCGACGGCCTGACCGATCCGCGCACCGCGTCCGACGAGACGCCGACGCTCGCGACGGCCTCCTTCGAGCTTGCCCTTCAGGACGGCCTCACCGAGTTCTTCCTGCGCGCCTTTCACCGGGACGTCGACCGGCGGTTCGACACTCTGAGGCAGATGGAGGACGCCTGGCGCGCGGTGTTCGCCCAGGCCGACGCGGCGAGCCCAGCCACCACGCCCGCCACCGTCGGCCTCGACGCGGCGACCGTGGAAGGCGCCAGGGAGAAGCACGCCGAGGCCGCCGGCCTGAACACCCCACTCGATGCGGCCGGGCTGTCGCCGCGTGCGGTGTCGGTCGCGCAGGGGTTCCGCGCGACGACGGTCGGCGAGCTGCTGGACGTGCCGCTCTACGAGATCGCCAAGGCCCGCGGCGCCGGTCGGGTCATCCGCAAGGAGCTGAACCGCCGCCACAAGCAGTGGACCGCCAGGCTGCGCGGCGCGGCCGAACCCGCTCCCATCGAGCGGGAGGAGAGCGAGACCGCGGTCCAGCTCGGCGTGGACGACATGGCGGACCGGCTGGCTCCCCGTTCCGCCGGCAAGTCCACCAAGCAGGAGCAGGTGCTCCGGCTGATGCTGGGGTTACCCGACGAGAGCGGTGTGCCCGAGCTGTGGGCGAAGCAGTCCAAGGTCGCCCGCGTCGTCGGTCTCGCTCAGCCGACGGTGTCCCGGCACTACCGGGCGGCCGTCGAGCAGTGGGCGGAGCAGCCGTGGGTGGCGGAGCTGCGTGACGAGCTGGTGCAGCTCGTCATCGACGCCGGTCGGGTGATGACCGCGCGGGAGCTGGCGAAGGCGGTGCGCGTCCGGCACGGCGCGGCTCACGACACTCCCAAGCGGACGCTGGCGAAGGCGCTCGCCGTGGTGCGGGCGGCGGTGGACGCCGAGGAGTGGACCGGGCTGCACTCGGACGACCCGGACGCCAGCCCTCGCCTGCTGGTCCTGCGGCGCGGCACACGGGTGCTGATCGCGTGCGAGTCGCTGGCTGGGCAGAACGATCCCAGCGCCATCGAGCTGGCCGACTACGCGGTGGCGCTGGGCAAGCACGCCGACGACCTGGTCGGACAGGACCCACTGCCGGGCCGCGGTGTCGTTCTGCGCGAGCTGCGCGCCGTGACCGCACCTGAGGGCTTGGCGCCGCTGGCGGACACGCGCCTGGTGGAGCTGGCGGCGGCCGTGTCGCAGCGCGCGGCCGACTCGCCGCGTCTGGAGCTGTACCCGAGGGACCTCGACCTGGCGCGGGCGCTGCGGATCTCGCAGGCCGGCGCTGGTGTGCGGCGTGAACCCGGCATCACGACCGAAGAGTTGTGCCAGCGGATCCGTGCGCGGTTCCCGGAGCTGGCGTGGCGCTCGGAGCCGACGCACGTGCGCATGGAGGAGGCGCTGCGCGAGGCCGGTGTCCCGTTGGAGTGGGACCTGTCCACCCACCGCTTCCTGCCACCTCAGCCCGGACACGCGCGTGCGTCCTCGTCCACCGGCACGTCGGTCAGCACCCACGCCCTGCTCGGCAGTATGCACGACCCGTACGCGGTGATCACCAGCAAGCTGGCTACGGCGTTCGAGCGCGGAGGCTTCCTCGCTCTGACGCTGCGCGGCGCTCAATTACCCGGCACAGCCGACGTCCTGGCCCAACTCCACCCGGTGCGGCAAATCGACCTGAACCAGGTGTTCCTGACCGAGTTGCGGAAGCTGGCTGCCGAACGCGGACAGGACTGGAGCAAGGTGCTCGGCGTCGATGCGCGTTTCGCTGAGTCCGGCGAGATGCCGCGAGGGCTGGCCTCGTACGTCAGGGCCGCTTGGACGCACGTTAAGGAAGAGCTGCTCGATCCGTCGCTGGGCAGAGACGTATTGTTCGTCCACAACGCTGGGCTGCTCGCCCGGTACTTCCCAGAAGGTGGCCATGAGCTGCTGACACACCTTCAGAACGCCGCTCGGCGGCCGGTCGGCGCGCCGCGTGGGCTATGGCTGTTGTGCCCTGGTGAGTCAGCGCGGGAAGCAGCGCAAATCGACGGTCGGACCGTCGAGGTACTGGACGCCACCGAGCAACTCCCCCTGACTCGGAGCTATTTACTCCATATGCGCGCTGACAACGTCATCGTTGCGTGA
- a CDS encoding ESX secretion-associated protein EspG — protein sequence MRFTLSRLEFELCWDHLKLGEYPTILSIPSHGATLDERRALFNDAWRSLAARGLAERGELDARLAGSLELLSRPEREVDARLRLDAGPRVRAVAAVRRGHAVSAVLTSDALALSPIDESALAASVVSLLPPHPTPRSRSISLPAADLERAAAAAGESATRLENALRDAGLPRPDAQKIGSVLGNVQRMGQFGTAVRPTLQGRPGPRKRGPYAVSFYDTPEGRWQFTRRPSGDGREWSTLSPADPQRLVHAVSELLSLTG from the coding sequence GTGAGGTTCACCCTGTCCCGGCTGGAGTTCGAGCTGTGCTGGGATCACCTGAAGCTCGGCGAGTACCCCACGATCCTGTCGATCCCCTCCCACGGCGCGACGTTGGACGAGCGCCGCGCGTTGTTCAACGACGCGTGGCGCTCGTTGGCGGCACGCGGGCTGGCCGAGCGCGGTGAGCTGGACGCCCGCCTGGCCGGCTCGCTGGAGTTGTTGTCACGTCCGGAACGCGAGGTCGACGCCCGGCTGCGGCTGGACGCCGGCCCACGGGTCCGGGCGGTCGCGGCGGTCCGACGCGGACACGCCGTGTCGGCCGTCCTGACCTCGGACGCGCTGGCGTTGAGCCCGATCGACGAGAGTGCGCTCGCCGCGTCGGTGGTGTCACTGCTGCCGCCGCACCCGACACCCCGGTCACGGTCGATCAGCCTGCCCGCAGCGGACCTGGAACGTGCGGCGGCTGCCGCCGGTGAGTCCGCCACCCGTCTGGAGAACGCGCTGCGGGACGCGGGCCTGCCCCGGCCCGACGCGCAGAAGATCGGCTCAGTGCTCGGCAACGTGCAGCGGATGGGCCAGTTCGGCACGGCGGTCCGCCCGACCCTGCAAGGCCGACCGGGACCGAGGAAGCGCGGACCGTACGCGGTGTCGTTCTACGACACACCGGAAGGACGGTGGCAGTTCACCCGCCGCCCGTCCGGTGACGGACGTGAGTGGTCCACCCTGAGCCCGGCCGACCCGCAACGGCTCGTTCACGCGGTGTCGGAGCTGTTGAGCCTCACCGGCTGA